The DNA sequence TCGAACGGCCGCATGTCCAGCGCCCGATCTCCGGCTTCACGGACCAGCGCCAGGAAACGGGCCCGGTCCTCCCCCTCGGGGTCGGTGATGTCGAGCTTCTCCGCCTCGGTGGCGAAGTTCTCGTCGCTCAGCTCCGCCGCCCATGAGTCATGGTCACCGGACTTCTTGATCAAGGTCAGAGACTTCGACTGGTTGCGCGAAGACTGCGCTCCCAGCAGTCGCCACATGTTGTTCGTGAGCTTTCCCACCGAGCCGTACTCCCGTCCATCTGCAAAAGTGCCGTGCTCCACCGTACGCGGAGTGCGTCCGCGGGATACCGTACGCGGCAGGCTTCCCGAGCGATCAGACTCTGCCACTTTCGCGCTGGTCACGGGAGCAATATGATTCCGTCCCGGAGGTGGCCAATGAGCTCGGATCGCGGTTCCGATCGGTCCAGACCGCCGGCAGTCAGGTTCGCGGTTCGCGCAGCGGTCGCCGGCGCGGTGCTGGGATGCGCGGTCGGTCTCGGCGCGTACAACAACTGGCTCGTCTCGCTCTTGGTGGGCGTTCCGTTGATGGTCACCGCGCTTGTCATCTCGCCGCGTCCCCGCCGGATCGACGGAATGCTGAAGGCAGGGCAGTCCCGCAAACAGATCCCGGTGACGATCGAGGCACTGACCAGGTCAAGCCTCGACGCGTCGGATGTGCAGCCCACACTTGTGACGGCAACCATCTCACCGCCCAACGACACCGACTATCGCGCGCGGTGGCTCACGGCGATGCCCAAGCCGGTCGCCGCAACCGTCCTGCAGGACGCCGAGACCACACTCCCCTCTACCCTGATCCCGCCTCGTCCCGACACCTCGCTGTCCTACGACGTAGGTATCGCGCCAGGTAAGGCCACAGAGTTCGGTAATCACCCGCCGAAGTCCACGCTGCTGCAACCACTGATCACCGTCCTCGTGGCGGTTGCACTGTTCGTCGGTGTCGGCGATGGATGGCACATCTCGGTGTCACTGCCGGATGCAGGGATCTCATCCATCTCAGTCGAAGAGACCGAACCGACCTACGATCCCCAGCAGCAGATCGACAACTTGCTCCGGCAGATTCGAACTCTGGGACCGAATGCCGAGAACAGCATTCTCAGTCTTCGCATCACGCACGACGGTTACGACAGCGCATCCGTGCTCGACCGAAGAACCGGCGAAAGCATCGATATCGATTTTTCGGCGGCCAGCGAGAGGTGGGCGCCAGTCGAGCGCAACACGACGGACCTCCGCGCTCCGCGCACCTTCCGTTCGGACGATCTGGCGCGAATGCCATTCACCGCGATCCGGGATGAAATGAACGCGGTTGTTCCGGAGAAGTCTCGCTCCTTCCAAACCATGACGGTGGCTCGCTCCGGCGATGATCAACCCGTCCTGGCGACGGCCGACTTCGGCGAGGAAATCGAGGACAAGGTCGACATTCAGGCGAACACCGACGGAGTTGTCGCAACCTGGTTCAACCCGGGCGACTTCCAGACTTCCGTGACTCTCGCCGCGGAGATGTTGGCCGAGGCCGGTATCCCGACGGACCAGCCGATTCTCAATAGGTTCGAGATCCGTGGGGATCCGGACTCGGCGACGATCTCGGCTGGAGACATACAGAATTCCGGCGGAGTACTCGTGGAGTACACCGACCTCAAATCGAGCGGATCGCTGAGCCGGGCACCCGGCCACTTCCCTTCGCTGCGTATTTACAGCGAGAACAAGTCCGGTCGGCTGCGTACGGGTTCTTTCGCTTTCACCGAGGTGTCGGCGGCCACTTTCGATCAAGTGCGCAATGACGCGATGCGGCGCGGGAACGTCGACACGTTCGACCGCGACCTCGTGGACATCGAGGCTTCGTATCGGTACGTACTCGACGAGTATCAAACGGTCATCTCGATCAAGTCCGGACCTGACCCGACCGAGGAGATCTACTCCCTTGACGGCCAGTACATCGCACCGAAGTAGCCCCGCGACACGGCATTTGCCAGCGCCTACTCCGCCTCTAAAGCCCTTCGCCGTCCCGCATCGATTTCCTCTATCGCCTGCGGCTGTGGATGAAGGCTGCCGCGGTCGGTCAGGTCGGTGACGATCTGCTTGATCTGGTTCAGGTACTCGGCCTGCTGATCGCCCTGGACGTTTCGCGCATTCTCCAGCAGCGACAACGCAACCGTTAGCTCCTTCTGGTCGTTCACCTCGAGTAACCCTGTACCCACCGCGCGCCCATATTTCTCACATTCGACCCACGCCTTACGCAGGTCGATGACCGCCTGCTGATACTCGTCGGCACGATCGATGTTGACCGGGAACCGCTCGGTCCGCAGATCCTGCGCGTGACTCAGCGCCATATGAAAGAGTTCGACCGTGTCGACCGACACGTCGGTGACAGCTGGGAACCGGAGGAGCAGTTCGGGCTCGAGTTCGTACTGGGCGTAGTCCGCCAGCACATCGTCGTGTTGTTTGATTGCCGCCTGCCACAACCGTTTTGCGGCTTCCTCGCTGTCGGCGTTCGCGATGCGCGGGATCAACCGGCCAGGCGGGGGCTGTGCAGGTTGATAACCCGGCTCTGCCGCTGCGGGTTTGGCGAGGTCACCTGTGGCCTTACCCACCCTGACCGTGCGCTTGGCGGGCTGATGTGCGCGGAGGCGGGCGACCACCTCCGCCGCGGCCGGGTCCGACTCGATCGCCGCGACCTGCCACTCCTGATCCGGGTTGCTCGCGAACCGCAGACGCAGGTACCGGCAGCCTCGGACGTGGAACTGATCAGCGCGCGACGACCGGGCGACAGATGTGTCGGTTGCCAGCTCCGAACTCTGTTTGACCGACAGCAGCGAGTCCAGCGGAAAGGAGTGCAGCGTGGAGTCGGCATTGCCGAAGTGAACCATTTCATTGTCCACGGTGATCATCACGGCCGGCAGGTCACGGATGCGGCCCAACGCCGCCAGCAGCAGGCCCAGCCCCAATGTCACGATGACGATGAGACCGGTTGTCATCGGCGGGGCATCGACGATCGTCAGTGCGACCAACTCCAGCAGCGAGGCGATCACGAGCGCGCTCGCAGCTGTTGCGAGCCGTTCGTGAGTCGTACTGCGGTACTCGGTTCGGCACGTGACCGATGCGGGACCGGAACTGCTCGCCACGTCTTGCCTCCTACGGTGCGCCGCACTGCTCGCGACGCTTACACCGCGGGACTTTACCTCTGATCGGACAAGGCCTCGCGAACAATCGGGGCGACCTTCTCGCCGTACAGTTCGATGCTTCGCATCTTGGCTTCATGGGACAGGGTGCCGTTGCCGTACTTCATGTCGAAACGGGTGACCTTCAGTGCCCGCACATTCTGAATGATCTTCGCAGCAACGGTGTCCGGGGAACCCACATACAACGAACCGTCCGGGCCTGCCGCCTGCTCGAACTGACCGCGTGTCGTCGCCGGCCATCCTCGTTCCCGGCCGATCCGGTTCATCTGATCGCGGTAATGGGGCCACAGTTCTTCACGGGCCTGTTCGTCACTGTCGGAGACATGACCCGGCGAGTGCATTGCCACCGGCAACTCGGAATGCCCGAACTCGGTCAGCGCCCGATGGTAGAGGTCGACGAACGGTTCGAACCGGGCCGGTTCACCGCCGATGATGGCCAGCACCAACGGTATTCCGTATCGCGCCGCGCGTACCACCGACTCCGGCGAGCCACCGACACCGATCCAGGTGGTCAACCCTCCCTTCGCGGTTTTCGGGAACACCTCCTGGCCGGTCAGGGGCGCCCGGTGCCCACCGTTCCAGGTGATCGGGCCCTCTGATCGCAGCTCGGCGAACAGATCCAGTTTCTCGGAGAACAACTCCTCGTACTGCGCGAGGTCGTAGCCGAACAACGGGAACGATTCGGTGAACGAGCCGCGCCCCAGGATGACCTCCGCCCGGCCACCGGAGATCGCGTCGAGAGTGGCGAAGCGCTGGTACACGCGGATCGGATCATCTGAGCTCAGTACGGTCACAGCTGTTCCCAGACGGATGGAGTCTGTCTTGGCCGCAATTGCGGCCAAGACCACCTCAGGCGCTGAGACGGCGAAATCCTCTCGGTGATGCTCACCGACACCGAAAAAGTCCAACCCCACCTTGTCGGCGAGGACCCCTTCTGCGACCACATCACGGATGACCTGGTCGTACGAGAGTGGTTCACCATCCGGACCGGCAGTGCGATCGCCGAATGTGTCCAGGCCGAGTTCCACGGCCGACGATTTTGTTATGGGCATCGAGGTGTCCTTCTTCCTTCGCGGTCACGTGGGCAACCACATCAAGGCTCCGAAGATTCCCGCGGTCTTCAGAACGCGCCTGCCAACGGGTTGACATCGGTGGTTCAGTGAAACAGTGGTTCCTCTACCCAATCTGCTTGCATTCATCGTCGCCGCAGTTGTGCTGATCGCCGTCCCGGGGCCCAGTGTGCTGTTTGTTGTCGGACGTTCAATCGCCTATGGCAGGCGAGTCGGGCTCCTGAGCGTGCTCGGCAACACCATGGGTCTGATCCCTCAGATCGCGGCTGTCGCGCTGGGCATCGGCGCCGTGGTGGCCGCGTCCGCAACCATGTT is a window from the Williamsia sp. DF01-3 genome containing:
- a CDS encoding LLM class flavin-dependent oxidoreductase, producing the protein MPITKSSAVELGLDTFGDRTAGPDGEPLSYDQVIRDVVAEGVLADKVGLDFFGVGEHHREDFAVSAPEVVLAAIAAKTDSIRLGTAVTVLSSDDPIRVYQRFATLDAISGGRAEVILGRGSFTESFPLFGYDLAQYEELFSEKLDLFAELRSEGPITWNGGHRAPLTGQEVFPKTAKGGLTTWIGVGGSPESVVRAARYGIPLVLAIIGGEPARFEPFVDLYHRALTEFGHSELPVAMHSPGHVSDSDEQAREELWPHYRDQMNRIGRERGWPATTRGQFEQAAGPDGSLYVGSPDTVAAKIIQNVRALKVTRFDMKYGNGTLSHEAKMRSIELYGEKVAPIVREALSDQR